The proteins below come from a single Dehalococcoidia bacterium genomic window:
- the truB gene encoding tRNA pseudouridine(55) synthase TruB, whose translation MSAKKNTAATINGILNINKPPNRTSQDIVSFVKHLSRQRRVGHAGTLDPIATGVLPICLGQATRMSSFIMEHRKTYVAEITLGISTNTYDREGVAIHRKDPSYVTRNQIDGLLPTLTGTIMQKPPAFSALKRQGKRLYELAREGLEVETDAREVTIYRIELLDWNPPFIIIEVECGKGTYIRSIAHDIGESLGCGGHISQLTRTQYGPFDIKDSIDLQQLENAFSNESWRELLYPMDIVICDWKRVIVDREQELAILNGRDIPCSVDNLEPRCRAYSRDGRFLAIMSYLPDKAVWQPQKVFHDA comes from the coding sequence ATGTCAGCAAAGAAGAACACAGCGGCAACGATTAACGGTATCCTAAACATCAACAAGCCCCCGAATAGAACCTCACAGGATATTGTCTCTTTTGTTAAGCATCTCAGCAGACAGCGCCGCGTCGGCCATGCCGGCACGCTCGATCCTATAGCTACCGGCGTCCTTCCGATATGCCTGGGACAGGCGACCAGGATGAGCTCCTTCATCATGGAACACCGCAAAACCTACGTCGCCGAGATAACGCTTGGTATATCCACCAACACCTACGATCGAGAGGGCGTGGCGATACATCGTAAAGATCCATCATATGTAACTAGAAACCAAATCGACGGACTGCTCCCAACCCTAACAGGAACAATTATGCAGAAGCCGCCCGCGTTCAGCGCGCTGAAACGGCAGGGGAAACGCCTGTATGAACTGGCCCGCGAGGGATTAGAAGTCGAGACGGATGCGAGGGAGGTTACTATATACCGCATTGAACTCCTCGACTGGAATCCGCCTTTTATAATCATCGAGGTGGAATGCGGCAAGGGGACATACATCCGCTCCATCGCCCACGATATAGGCGAATCTCTGGGATGCGGAGGCCATATTTCTCAGTTGACGCGCACACAGTACGGGCCTTTCGACATCAAGGACAGCATCGACTTGCAGCAGCTTGAGAACGCCTTCAGTAACGAAAGCTGGCGAGAACTGCTGTATCCTATGGACATCGTGATCTGCGACTGGAAGAGAGTAATAGTAGACCGAGAACAGGAACTCGCCATTCTGAACGGCCGTGACATCCCATGCTCCGTCGATAATTTGGAACCCCGCTGCCGCGCTTACTCAAGAGACGGACGTTTCCTTGCAATAATGAGCTACCTGCCGGATAAGGCGGTATGGCAACCGCAAAAAGTATTTCACGATGCATAG
- the rimM gene encoding ribosome maturation factor RimM (Essential for efficient processing of 16S rRNA): MNPQFIPIARVLAPWGIRGEVKVESMTDFSERFVRGETVYLRNSSVTIESSRSHGNVFILKISTIDSRDKAEAIRGMFLEIPSDQLHPLVEGEYYRFQIIGLNVFSTAGKPLGRVSDIISTGSNDVYEISSDTGKFLIPATDEVVKSIDIDKGCIIIELMKGLI, encoded by the coding sequence ATGAATCCCCAGTTCATCCCGATTGCCCGGGTTCTTGCCCCTTGGGGCATTCGCGGAGAGGTAAAGGTTGAATCGATGACCGACTTCTCCGAGCGGTTTGTGCGCGGCGAGACGGTATATCTCCGGAATTCGTCAGTAACAATAGAATCCAGCAGGTCACATGGCAACGTGTTCATCCTCAAGATATCAACAATCGACAGCAGGGATAAAGCTGAAGCAATACGCGGAATGTTCCTGGAGATACCTTCCGACCAGCTACATCCTCTGGTGGAAGGTGAATATTACCGTTTCCAAATAATCGGACTGAACGTGTTCAGCACCGCAGGCAAACCGCTGGGCCGGGTCTCAGATATTATATCGACCGGCAGCAATGATGTTTATGAAATCTCATCCGATACAGGGAAGTTCCTTATACCTGCAACCGACGAAGTGGTAAAGTCGATCGATATCGATAAGGGTTGTATTATAATAGAATTAATGAAAGGCCTCATATAG
- the rpsP gene encoding 30S ribosomal protein S16 — translation MVKIRLSRVGKKKQPSYRLVVADVKSPRDGDFIEIIGHYNPRTEPATIVIDEEKARQWLSRGAQPTERVSILLGKAGITEMPKINFSKQPAKAEKSEGQADAKPAQEPAAEADTETKAENAS, via the coding sequence ATGGTAAAGATCAGACTAAGCCGCGTAGGGAAAAAGAAACAGCCAAGCTACCGTTTGGTAGTCGCTGATGTTAAGTCGCCGCGAGACGGCGATTTCATCGAAATCATAGGCCACTACAACCCGCGTACGGAACCAGCTACTATCGTCATCGACGAAGAGAAAGCTCGACAATGGCTCAGCCGTGGAGCTCAGCCAACAGAACGGGTCAGCATTCTGCTAGGCAAGGCCGGAATAACGGAAATGCCTAAAATAAACTTCTCTAAGCAGCCTGCCAAGGCTGAGAAATCAGAGGGACAAGCCGACGCAAAACCCGCTCAAGAGCCGGCGGCGGAAGCCGATACTGAGACCAAAGCTGAGAACGCAAGCTAA
- a CDS encoding peptidase MA family metallohydrolase: MKYCFALVLLMLVLMLVPSGLAYADSGIEVVSSDANSDFPYSITFSLEARASVDIVDIDIECRVLQRSLVPVTCRNEVEFDAGGYVTAIWVWDMQDTGGVPPGTEIEYRWLIEDASGNTYTSPYYTVIYDDLRYSWRSIASGDITLRWYEGDSSFARQLLDAAGEAVSRLSTEFDVSLDQPVRFYIYADYGDLQGSLVNPDVWTGGVAYPAYGAIMIGIETDNLDWGKRTVAHELGHLIIGELVYGPFGWLPTWLDEGIAMNAEGELSDNFQDRLDQAISNDTLFSVRSIASSFPSDSDEAVLCYAESHSVVKFLVDHYGSEKFLGLLDVFRQGSTGDEALLQVYGFDTDGLNEAWRANLGLGPQPTVTPTPTASPDDDEFVLTAPYIALMSIVVVLCVLTVFLGFTFMRRWR, from the coding sequence ATGAAGTATTGTTTTGCCCTGGTATTGTTAATGCTTGTGCTTATGCTTGTTCCTTCAGGGCTGGCTTATGCCGACAGTGGTATCGAAGTAGTAAGCAGCGATGCTAATTCTGATTTTCCCTACAGCATCACCTTCAGCCTCGAGGCTAGAGCATCGGTGGATATCGTGGACATAGATATCGAGTGCCGGGTTCTTCAGCGCAGCCTTGTGCCCGTCACCTGCCGTAATGAAGTGGAGTTCGATGCCGGCGGATACGTGACGGCTATCTGGGTCTGGGACATGCAGGATACGGGCGGTGTGCCTCCAGGAACGGAGATAGAATACCGCTGGCTTATCGAAGACGCTTCGGGGAATACATATACAAGCCCTTACTACACGGTAATATACGATGATTTACGCTACAGCTGGCGCAGCATAGCGAGCGGCGATATAACGTTGCGGTGGTATGAGGGCGATTCATCGTTTGCCCGGCAGCTTCTCGATGCGGCCGGCGAAGCAGTATCCAGGCTTTCCACCGAGTTCGATGTGTCGCTGGATCAACCGGTTAGATTTTATATCTACGCTGATTATGGGGATTTGCAGGGTTCTCTGGTGAATCCCGATGTATGGACCGGGGGAGTTGCTTACCCTGCTTACGGCGCTATCATGATAGGCATAGAGACGGACAATCTTGATTGGGGCAAGAGAACGGTAGCACACGAACTGGGTCATTTGATAATAGGTGAACTTGTTTATGGGCCTTTCGGCTGGCTTCCTACCTGGCTCGATGAGGGCATCGCAATGAATGCCGAAGGCGAATTATCTGATAATTTTCAGGATCGTCTTGACCAAGCGATATCGAATGATACCCTTTTCTCGGTGCGCAGTATCGCCAGTTCTTTCCCATCCGATTCGGATGAGGCCGTTCTGTGCTATGCCGAGAGTCACAGCGTCGTAAAATTCCTCGTAGATCATTACGGTAGCGAAAAATTTCTTGGTTTGCTTGATGTGTTCCGGCAGGGAAGCACCGGTGACGAAGCATTGTTGCAGGTTTACGGTTTTGATACGGATGGTCTGAATGAGGCCTGGAGGGCGAACCTCGGGTTGGGGCCTCAGCCTACAGTAACACCTACGCCTACAGCGTCTCCGGACGACGATGAATTTGTATTAACCGCTCCTTACATTGCGCTGATGTCTATCGTAGTAGTACTTTGCGTGTTAACGGTCTTCTTAGGATTTACCTTTATGCGCAGGTGGCGGTGA
- a CDS encoding DUF5679 domain-containing protein, which translates to MQAYCFKCRKKIEVKNAQKVTLKNGRPATKGLCPKCGTKVFRIGKA; encoded by the coding sequence ATGCAGGCATACTGTTTTAAATGCAGAAAGAAAATCGAAGTAAAGAACGCGCAGAAGGTTACTCTTAAGAACGGAAGGCCGGCGACCAAAGGCCTCTGTCCGAAGTGCGGCACTAAAGTCTTTCGCATCGGGAAGGCCTAG
- a CDS encoding redox-sensing transcriptional repressor Rex — translation MANVQSQIPEVVIFRLPTYLYMLSLLTEERIEVVSSQELGARLQMTPAQIRKDLSYFGRFGKQGKGYHVKTLSEELRKITGLDQEWNMALIGVGKIGKALLDYGNLALRGFKIVAAFDIDPQLVGKKMGKVVIQDVCELAQAVQQKDIRIGVVAVPPTQVQKAVDSLVQCGIKAILSYYPVAATVPPDVRVRRVDPMFALQTMTYCLTSGCRNWPSSTTSRP, via the coding sequence ATGGCTAACGTACAGTCGCAAATACCGGAGGTGGTGATCTTCCGTCTCCCAACATATCTTTACATGCTTTCCCTGCTGACCGAGGAGAGAATTGAAGTAGTGAGCTCGCAGGAGCTGGGCGCCAGGCTCCAGATGACCCCGGCCCAGATTAGAAAAGACCTGAGCTACTTCGGCAGATTCGGCAAGCAGGGTAAAGGCTACCATGTTAAAACGTTGTCTGAAGAACTGCGAAAGATAACGGGGCTTGATCAGGAATGGAATATGGCGCTTATCGGGGTGGGAAAAATCGGGAAGGCGCTTCTGGACTACGGCAACCTCGCACTGCGCGGCTTCAAGATTGTAGCCGCATTCGACATCGATCCCCAGTTAGTCGGGAAGAAGATGGGAAAGGTTGTCATCCAGGACGTCTGCGAGTTAGCCCAAGCCGTGCAACAGAAAGATATAAGAATAGGTGTGGTAGCCGTTCCTCCAACACAGGTTCAGAAAGCGGTGGATTCTCTGGTACAATGCGGAATAAAAGCAATCCTCAGTTACTATCCTGTAGCTGCTACCGTGCCGCCTGACGTCCGGGTGAGAAGAGTAGACCCTATGTTCGCACTACAGACCATGACCTACTGCCTAACGTCAGGGTGTAGAAACTGGCCCTCCTCTACAACGTCCAGACCATGA
- a CDS encoding KH domain-containing protein — protein MKELIEFIVKSIVNNPDDVVVTEERSEGGVLLKLQVHADDMGRVIGKQGRVVQAMRTLLRVVAVKQNTRVELVVI, from the coding sequence ATGAAAGAGCTTATTGAGTTCATTGTGAAATCCATCGTGAACAATCCTGATGACGTCGTGGTGACCGAGGAGAGAAGCGAGGGAGGGGTGCTCCTTAAGCTCCAGGTACATGCGGATGACATGGGCCGTGTCATCGGCAAGCAAGGCCGCGTGGTTCAGGCAATGCGCACGCTGCTCCGCGTAGTAGCTGTAAAGCAGAATACCCGCGTGGAACTAGTGGTAATTTAA
- a CDS encoding glycosyltransferase family 4 protein — protein MKIALVCPYDFAHPGGVANHITFLYKELQKTGHLVKIIASYSGSSASLENKDIIPIGKPVSIPSAGSIARITLSPTLSSPVKEVLEREKFDIIHLHDPLYSTLTLTVLRHSKAVNIGTFHAFQKTRIPYHLISPLFQGAFDRLHGRIAVSEPARLFISRYFPAEYSIIPNGIDFLRFSTPLPPIEKLRDGKMNILFVGRAEKRKGLNFLLEAYPLIKREVPQSRLVIAGPETRQKYEPMARKMALEDVVFTDYIPNDDLPAYYQTCDVFCSPATGGESFGIILLEAMAASRAIVASDIDGYASLISNEVEGLMVPPKDITALAKAIINLLKDERKRREMGARGLEKAERYSWPNVAKTINEYYIYIHNELKCGK, from the coding sequence ATGAAGATAGCGCTCGTTTGCCCATATGACTTTGCCCATCCGGGCGGCGTGGCAAACCATATCACCTTCCTATATAAAGAGCTCCAAAAAACAGGCCACCTGGTAAAAATAATAGCGTCTTACTCCGGCAGCAGCGCCTCACTGGAGAACAAAGATATAATACCCATAGGCAAGCCTGTTTCCATACCGTCAGCCGGTTCCATTGCCAGGATTACACTGTCGCCTACGCTTTCATCGCCGGTAAAAGAGGTGCTGGAACGGGAGAAGTTCGATATCATTCATCTGCACGATCCATTGTATTCTACACTGACCCTGACTGTGCTGCGCCATTCGAAAGCCGTAAACATCGGCACTTTTCACGCTTTCCAGAAGACAAGGATCCCATACCATCTCATCAGCCCGCTGTTTCAGGGCGCTTTCGATAGACTGCACGGCAGAATCGCCGTCTCCGAGCCCGCCAGGCTTTTCATCAGCAGATATTTCCCCGCCGAATACAGCATCATACCCAACGGAATAGATTTTCTACGCTTCTCTACACCGCTGCCTCCCATCGAGAAGCTGCGCGACGGCAAAATGAACATACTTTTCGTCGGCCGCGCTGAGAAGAGGAAAGGGCTCAATTTCCTTCTAGAGGCCTACCCGCTGATAAAACGGGAGGTCCCGCAATCACGCCTCGTTATAGCCGGCCCGGAAACCAGACAAAAATATGAACCTATGGCAAGAAAAATGGCTCTTGAAGACGTTGTTTTTACCGACTATATTCCCAACGATGATCTTCCCGCATACTATCAGACATGCGACGTCTTTTGCTCTCCGGCAACAGGGGGCGAGAGTTTCGGCATCATATTACTCGAGGCCATGGCTGCATCCAGGGCGATAGTGGCATCGGACATCGATGGATACGCCAGCTTGATAAGCAACGAAGTCGAAGGACTCATGGTGCCGCCGAAAGACATTACCGCGCTGGCCAAAGCCATAATTAACCTGCTGAAAGATGAGCGAAAACGCCGCGAGATGGGCGCGCGCGGCCTTGAAAAGGCTGAACGCTACAGCTGGCCAAATGTCGCTAAAACGATAAACGAATATTACATTTATATTCACAATGAGTTAAAATGTGGAAAGTAA
- the prfB gene encoding peptide chain release factor 2 (programmed frameshift), protein MVRLDIAQKEREIQQIEMEASDPVFWQDQGRAQSVMRRLGDLKGQVEGWKGLERKINDLLGLAELSAEEEESSLQDDIASETDKAYAQFEEMEVELMLGGEYEKGNAFLAVHAGAGGTEAQDWAEMLLRMYLRWAERRGYKSAIVDSSPGEEAGIKSALIEVDGLYAYGYLKAERGVHRLVRLSPFDSSHSRHTSFALVEVMPEVDRDVEIQINPDDLRIDLFRASGHGGQSVQKTSSAVRITHMPTGIVAACQNERSQYQNKEIAMKVLKSRLLELELEKRAEEQARLKGEHVAAGWGNQIRSYVLHPYKMVKDHRTDYETSNPNAVLDGDLDDFIYAYLKHTIGK, encoded by the exons ATGGTGCGTCTT GACATCGCGCAGAAAGAGCGGGAGATACAGCAGATCGAGATGGAGGCGTCCGATCCTGTGTTCTGGCAGGACCAGGGACGCGCGCAGTCCGTCATGCGCCGCCTCGGCGATCTGAAAGGACAGGTCGAGGGCTGGAAAGGCCTGGAACGCAAGATAAATGATTTGTTGGGCCTGGCCGAACTCTCCGCGGAAGAGGAAGAGAGCTCGCTTCAAGACGACATAGCTTCCGAGACTGACAAGGCCTACGCACAGTTCGAAGAGATGGAAGTCGAACTTATGCTGGGCGGCGAGTATGAGAAAGGCAACGCTTTCCTCGCGGTTCACGCCGGCGCCGGCGGCACGGAGGCTCAGGATTGGGCCGAGATGCTCCTCAGGATGTATCTGCGATGGGCGGAGCGGCGCGGTTACAAATCAGCTATAGTAGATTCTTCTCCCGGCGAGGAAGCCGGTATCAAAAGCGCACTTATCGAGGTCGACGGCCTTTACGCCTATGGCTACCTCAAGGCTGAACGCGGCGTGCATCGTCTGGTGCGCCTTTCTCCTTTCGACAGCTCACATTCCAGGCACACTTCATTCGCGCTAGTCGAGGTGATGCCCGAGGTCGATCGTGACGTCGAAATCCAGATAAATCCCGATGATTTGCGTATAGATTTGTTCAGGGCCAGCGGCCATGGCGGCCAGTCCGTTCAGAAGACAAGCAGCGCGGTCAGAATCACGCATATGCCGACGGGCATCGTGGCGGCGTGCCAGAATGAGCGTTCCCAGTACCAGAATAAGGAAATAGCAATGAAGGTGCTGAAGTCTCGTTTACTTGAGCTGGAGCTGGAGAAACGCGCCGAGGAGCAGGCCAGGCTCAAAGGGGAGCATGTAGCCGCGGGGTGGGGGAATCAGATCAGGAGCTATGTGCTTCATCCCTACAAGATGGTCAAAGATCACAGGACGGATTATGAGACAAGTAATCCTAACGCCGTCCTAGATGGCGACCTGGATGATTTTATCTATGCGTATCTCAAACATACTATAGGAAAATAA
- a CDS encoding histidinol phosphate phosphatase domain-containing protein, which yields MLSDFHTHTLLSDGSLSPLELIYRSLSNSYTNIAITDHAGLGYLDRVVREIASDCALARDKWSINAIPGVELTYVPPAAIHDVARRAKELGAWLVIVHGETIVEPVEKGTNKAALLCPYVDILAHPGLITKEEAQLAASNGIYLEISARKGHSLTNGHVARLAREAGAKLLLNSDAHDPGDIMTPSFARQIIAGAGLSEAQCDEIMITNAQSVVDALVDKKLR from the coding sequence ATGCTATCTGATTTTCACACCCACACTCTTCTCAGCGACGGTTCCCTTTCTCCACTGGAATTAATATATCGTTCCCTGAGTAATTCTTATACAAACATCGCAATTACCGATCATGCCGGCCTCGGCTATCTCGACCGCGTCGTTCGAGAGATTGCCTCCGATTGTGCACTCGCTAGAGATAAGTGGTCCATCAACGCGATTCCGGGTGTAGAACTTACATATGTGCCTCCTGCCGCAATCCATGACGTCGCAAGGCGCGCTAAAGAACTCGGTGCGTGGTTGGTTATAGTCCACGGCGAAACCATAGTCGAGCCGGTGGAGAAGGGTACTAACAAAGCAGCGCTCCTGTGTCCATACGTTGACATTTTAGCACATCCGGGCCTTATCACGAAAGAGGAAGCGCAACTGGCTGCTTCAAACGGGATTTATCTTGAAATCAGCGCCAGGAAGGGGCATTCTCTCACAAACGGCCATGTCGCTCGATTAGCGCGGGAGGCAGGGGCAAAACTTCTCCTTAATTCCGATGCTCACGATCCGGGCGACATAATGACGCCATCTTTCGCACGACAGATAATCGCGGGAGCCGGTCTCAGTGAAGCCCAGTGCGATGAGATCATGATTACCAACGCTCAATCCGTGGTAGATGCCCTTGTGGATAAGAAGCTGCGTTGA
- a CDS encoding inositol-3-phosphate synthase, with amino-acid sequence MSKINVAIIGVGNCASSLVQGVHYYKDAKDGEQIPGLMHVNLGGYHISDIEFVAAIDIDKNKVGKDLATAIYTAPNNTHKFCQVPKTGVKVVRGMTHDGLGKYLSQVITKAPGPTANIVEILQSTKTDVVLNYLPVGSEEATKWYIEQVLTAGCGFVNCIPVFIAREKYWQERFKDRGLPVIGDDIKSQVGATIVHRILTNLFKERGVKLERTYQLNFGGNTDFLNMLERERLESKKISKTNAVTSQLDYKLPEKDIHVGPSDYVPWLEDRKFCHIRMEGRTFGDVPLLVEAKLEVWDSPNSAGVVIDALRCCKLAMDRGISGPLTAPSSYFMKSPPIQYTDAEARRVTEEYIAGK; translated from the coding sequence TTGAGCAAGATAAATGTAGCGATCATCGGTGTTGGTAATTGTGCCTCTTCCCTGGTGCAAGGAGTACATTACTATAAAGATGCCAAAGATGGCGAACAGATACCAGGGCTGATGCATGTGAACCTGGGGGGCTACCACATCAGTGATATCGAGTTCGTAGCCGCTATCGACATCGACAAGAACAAAGTAGGAAAAGACCTGGCCACAGCGATATACACCGCCCCCAACAATACTCATAAATTCTGCCAGGTGCCCAAGACAGGCGTTAAAGTAGTCCGCGGCATGACGCACGACGGCCTTGGTAAGTACCTATCGCAAGTAATCACCAAGGCACCCGGACCAACGGCGAATATCGTTGAAATACTGCAATCCACTAAGACCGATGTCGTTCTCAACTATCTTCCCGTCGGCAGTGAAGAAGCCACCAAGTGGTATATCGAACAGGTTCTGACTGCGGGTTGCGGATTTGTCAATTGCATTCCGGTCTTCATCGCACGCGAGAAATACTGGCAGGAACGCTTCAAGGATCGCGGCCTTCCCGTGATAGGAGACGATATCAAGAGTCAGGTTGGCGCGACCATCGTGCACCGCATTCTGACCAACCTTTTTAAAGAGCGCGGCGTTAAGCTTGAACGCACCTATCAGCTTAATTTCGGAGGCAATACGGATTTCCTCAATATGCTGGAGCGTGAACGACTGGAATCCAAGAAAATATCCAAGACAAACGCGGTAACGTCACAATTGGACTACAAATTGCCGGAGAAGGACATACATGTAGGCCCGAGCGATTATGTGCCATGGCTCGAAGACAGAAAATTCTGTCACATTCGAATGGAAGGACGCACTTTTGGCGACGTACCTCTGCTCGTAGAAGCAAAACTGGAAGTATGGGATAGCCCCAACTCCGCCGGAGTGGTCATTGACGCTCTGAGATGTTGCAAGTTGGCAATGGACCGCGGCATCTCCGGACCTCTCACCGCCCCTTCATCATATTTCATGAAATCACCTCCCATACAATATACGGATGCCGAGGCCAGAAGGGTGACTGAAGAGTACATTGCGGGCAAGTAG
- the nfi gene encoding deoxyribonuclease V (cleaves DNA at apurinic or apyrimidinic sites), producing the protein MEVRDIHRWDVSVAEAVEIQRGLAGRVVKKGRLDAVELIAGVDISGANSSGVSRGAIVVLRYPSLELAERSVVTMKAEFPYVPGLLSFREMPLIIAACRQLRVKPDLFIADGQGIAHPRRLGLASHLGLVLGVPAIGCAKSILCGNHNDLGDDPGDRALLVDNGEVVGAALRTKRRVKPVYVSIGHGIELDEACRWVLNCCCGYRLPEPTRLAHQAASGGNR; encoded by the coding sequence GTGGAAGTGCGTGACATTCATCGATGGGACGTGAGTGTCGCCGAGGCAGTGGAGATTCAGCGCGGCCTTGCCGGCAGGGTGGTGAAAAAGGGTCGACTCGACGCTGTTGAGCTTATCGCCGGTGTCGACATCTCCGGCGCGAACAGCAGCGGCGTTTCGCGCGGAGCAATTGTCGTGCTGCGGTATCCGTCGCTGGAGTTGGCGGAGCGCAGTGTGGTTACGATGAAGGCGGAGTTTCCCTATGTCCCGGGCTTGCTGTCGTTCCGCGAGATGCCTTTGATAATCGCCGCGTGCAGGCAATTGCGCGTAAAGCCCGATCTCTTCATCGCCGATGGTCAGGGCATCGCTCATCCGCGCCGACTGGGTCTGGCCTCGCACCTGGGGCTTGTTCTGGGTGTGCCCGCAATCGGATGCGCCAAGTCGATATTGTGTGGCAATCATAATGATTTAGGCGATGACCCGGGTGATCGAGCGTTGCTGGTCGATAACGGTGAGGTCGTCGGTGCGGCGCTCCGCACCAAAAGGCGCGTGAAGCCGGTCTATGTTTCGATAGGCCACGGGATCGAGCTCGATGAAGCGTGTCGCTGGGTACTGAATTGCTGTTGCGGATATCGTCTGCCGGAGCCGACGCGTCTGGCGCACCAGGCGGCGTCGGGCGGCAATCGATGA
- a CDS encoding PHP domain-containing protein gives MHNHIFGTSTLEKDQVGKQKKTHPLPQDTAGRNGLGVADIHIHSNVSDGMAGIIEILEFVAERGDLDVIAITDHGEISGGYEARELAAKRNYPFEIIVGMEINTREGHLLALFMEKPVENNQHLTDIISAVHAQGGLCIAPHPMSPFSESINQRDFDSIMNAGEPGVYFDGIETMNATIMGSISNHRAKKINEKYKLAETGGSDAHFLISIGSGLTLFPGRTAEDFRRSILERTTIPMKGHTPSYFEIGIGQILKQQRKSRSYFFRGIIKNATRSLRK, from the coding sequence ATGCACAATCATATTTTCGGCACCTCTACCTTAGAGAAGGACCAAGTAGGCAAGCAAAAGAAAACGCACCCGCTGCCCCAGGATACGGCAGGCAGAAACGGGCTTGGGGTGGCGGACATTCATATACACAGCAACGTAAGCGATGGCATGGCCGGCATAATCGAAATCCTTGAATTCGTGGCGGAAAGAGGCGACCTGGACGTCATTGCCATAACAGACCACGGAGAGATATCCGGCGGATATGAAGCTCGGGAACTGGCCGCAAAGCGTAACTACCCTTTCGAAATCATAGTCGGCATGGAAATCAATACAAGGGAAGGCCATTTGCTGGCGTTATTCATGGAGAAGCCGGTAGAGAACAATCAACACCTCACGGACATCATCTCAGCCGTTCATGCACAGGGCGGCCTATGCATCGCGCCGCATCCGATGAGCCCGTTCAGCGAGAGCATAAATCAAAGAGACTTCGACTCTATTATGAACGCGGGCGAGCCGGGAGTTTACTTCGACGGCATAGAGACCATGAACGCCACGATAATGGGCAGTATATCCAATCACAGAGCAAAAAAGATCAACGAGAAGTATAAGCTGGCCGAAACGGGCGGCAGTGATGCACACTTCCTCATCTCGATAGGCAGCGGCCTGACCCTGTTTCCCGGCCGCACCGCAGAGGATTTCCGCAGAAGCATTCTGGAACGGACGACTATTCCTATGAAAGGACATACTCCGAGCTATTTTGAAATCGGCATCGGGCAGATACTCAAACAGCAGAGAAAAAGCCGGAGTTATTTCTTTCGTGGCATAATCAAAAATGCTACCAGGTCTCTGAGAAAATGA
- a CDS encoding CDP-alcohol phosphatidyltransferase family protein, with amino-acid sequence MNKPAQFLSDTAHKLAEPVGRLVGKTGVSPNTLTIFGFCINFGVAWLVAQGYFVYGGILILAAGIFDLLDGAVARMTGRVTKFGALLDSTLDRYSEGVVLFGLLWYYASRPDILYKTECLLIFATIVGSILVSYVRARAEGLNLDAEVGIFRRTMRIGLLSLGLMLSAIPNQQDKVMLYTLWILAIGTNFTAVHRLVYVWLKRNKPSAPAHK; translated from the coding sequence ATGAATAAACCAGCTCAATTTCTCAGCGATACGGCACATAAACTTGCCGAACCTGTAGGCCGTCTGGTGGGAAAGACAGGCGTAAGCCCCAATACACTCACCATCTTCGGGTTCTGCATCAACTTCGGCGTGGCATGGCTTGTAGCACAGGGATATTTCGTATACGGCGGAATACTGATTCTCGCCGCCGGTATCTTCGACCTTCTGGACGGAGCGGTAGCCCGTATGACGGGCAGGGTCACCAAGTTCGGCGCTTTGCTGGATTCAACCCTGGATCGTTATTCGGAAGGCGTAGTCCTGTTCGGCCTGCTCTGGTACTACGCCAGCCGGCCCGATATCCTCTATAAGACGGAATGTTTGCTTATATTTGCTACAATCGTAGGATCCATACTGGTTAGCTACGTGAGAGCGCGCGCCGAGGGTTTAAATCTGGACGCCGAGGTAGGCATTTTCAGAAGGACTATGAGGATAGGTCTCCTCTCTCTGGGCTTGATGCTCAGCGCCATACCAAACCAGCAGGATAAAGTAATGCTGTATACCCTATGGATTCTGGCGATAGGCACCAATTTCACCGCTGTGCATCGACTGGTCTATGTCTGGTTGAAAAGAAATAAACCCAGCGCGCCAGCCCACAAGTAA